A window of Syntrophorhabdaceae bacterium contains these coding sequences:
- a CDS encoding PAS domain S-box protein, with protein MKKPHKKTNKGLTGKEYWEIFFRKVSQPIIVLAADRTILEINPCALELMGMDEEAVLGMKCYELFHGANLPAPGCPLEKLLLDGSIEPAEMEIETLRGTFLVSCVPLADEEGKVTRIIHIATDITRMKQAQEALRESEAEYRSLFQRSTIGIFRSTPGGTYINVNPAFARMHGFSDPARMMEEVKDIGAQIFVRPEDRRDLVRRLEQGEPVVGFETKVCRRDGEEIWISMNVRAVRDGEGKVEYYEGIVKDISERKAAEEVLRKREEELGIKSVFLEEANTALKVLLRNREEHQRELEKAMMGNIKDLVFPYLEKLKAGQLNESQKAFVLSIESILDEIMSPFLQKMNAVYSRFTPTEMQIADFIKGGKTSKEIAALLNISKRTVDTHRDNIRAKLGLHTKKINLRSHLVTLHNT; from the coding sequence ATGAAAAAGCCTCATAAGAAAACGAACAAAGGTCTTACAGGAAAGGAGTATTGGGAGATCTTCTTTCGGAAAGTCTCCCAACCGATTATCGTCCTTGCCGCAGACCGCACCATACTCGAAATAAATCCATGCGCTCTCGAATTGATGGGGATGGACGAAGAAGCCGTATTGGGCATGAAATGCTACGAGCTGTTCCATGGCGCAAATCTGCCCGCACCGGGCTGCCCGTTGGAGAAGCTCCTCCTTGATGGATCGATAGAACCCGCTGAAATGGAGATAGAGACCCTCCGGGGCACTTTCCTGGTCTCCTGCGTCCCCCTGGCTGATGAGGAAGGAAAGGTGACGCGCATTATCCACATCGCGACCGATATTACCCGTATGAAACAGGCCCAGGAGGCGTTGAGAGAGAGCGAGGCGGAATATCGGAGCCTCTTTCAGAGGAGCACGATCGGTATATTCCGGAGCACGCCGGGAGGAACCTATATCAACGTTAACCCCGCGTTTGCAAGAATGCATGGGTTCTCCGATCCTGCGCGGATGATGGAGGAGGTGAAGGACATAGGTGCTCAGATTTTCGTCCGCCCGGAAGATCGCAGGGACCTCGTGCGTCGGTTGGAACAAGGAGAGCCGGTAGTGGGCTTCGAAACAAAGGTCTGCCGCCGTGACGGCGAAGAGATCTGGATCTCCATGAATGTTCGGGCCGTTCGTGACGGAGAGGGTAAGGTTGAATACTACGAAGGAATTGTGAAAGATATCTCTGAAAGAAAGGCCGCGGAAGAGGTGCTCAGGAAACGGGAAGAGGAGCTCGGTATAAAGTCTGTCTTTCTTGAAGAGGCCAATACGGCGTTGAAAGTCCTGCTCCGAAACAGGGAGGAGCATCAGAGGGAGCTGGAAAAGGCAATGATGGGAAATATAAAGGATCTGGTTTTCCCATACCTAGAGAAATTGAAAGCGGGGCAACTGAACGAGAGCCAAAAGGCCTTTGTGCTGAGCATTGAATCTATTCTGGACGAAATTATGTCACCTTTTCTTCAGAAGATGAATGCCGTCTATTCCCGCTTCACCCCCACGGAAATGCAGATTGCCGACTTTATCAAGGGCGGGAAGACGAGTAAGGAAATCGCGGCCCTCCTGAATATATCGAAGAGAACTGTCGACACCCACAGGGATAATATCCGGGCGAAGCTCGGGCTTCACACGAAAAAAATCAATCTCCGATCTCACCTCGTTACACTTCACAATACGTAG
- a CDS encoding methyl-accepting chemotaxis protein: MRDVGIGKKLIIGFSMVIGIMVIVLMMAYVNMKQVDATFDRVMKVNVAKVATSNAVIKAIDQIFYGMAVIIMTDDASVIEEQKKLVGVKRQEQGAGFAALQKLEQTEKGKEIIAELKETALRGKEANQKVGELAKAGKRDEALAAFVRDARPAGTKNIELLEKLIAYQEEAMSAAHEAALKKGSFFRLLLVIFSIIAAGLGLGTAWFLTKSITVPLSEGVRIADKLARGELDVEVNADRHDEVGKLLNSMKNMVETWKTLIKGVKTSAASVASASHELSASAEQLARGATAQVERTIQVSTASEEMSQASLDIAKNANSISGSAKEMVHTAENGSGIVNKSVNEVKEIAKTVHKSSDLVKQLGEQSEKIGEIVLVINEIADQTNLLALNAAIEAARAGEAGRGFAVVADEVKKLAERTGKSTQEIGSMINAIKTGVDRAVQSMGEASESVRLGVELSNEAGSALGEIVGSSSNLQSMVQQIATAIEEMNSTTDEIAKDIEQVAAVTKESSSAAEQVTQAALELSSLSVTLEDSVRGFRI, translated from the coding sequence GTGAGAGATGTGGGTATTGGTAAAAAGCTTATTATAGGGTTCAGTATGGTAATCGGCATTATGGTGATTGTGCTCATGATGGCCTATGTCAACATGAAGCAGGTGGACGCCACCTTCGACAGGGTCATGAAGGTGAATGTGGCGAAGGTGGCTACATCTAATGCGGTGATCAAGGCAATAGACCAAATATTTTATGGAATGGCCGTTATTATAATGACCGATGATGCTTCCGTAATCGAGGAGCAGAAGAAGCTGGTCGGCGTGAAGAGACAGGAGCAGGGTGCCGGCTTCGCGGCTTTGCAGAAACTCGAACAGACAGAAAAGGGAAAAGAAATCATCGCTGAACTGAAAGAAACTGCCCTGAGAGGAAAAGAAGCGAACCAGAAGGTGGGCGAGCTGGCGAAGGCGGGAAAGCGGGACGAGGCCCTTGCCGCTTTCGTACGGGATGCGCGTCCGGCAGGGACAAAAAATATAGAGCTCCTGGAGAAGCTCATTGCATACCAGGAAGAGGCCATGAGCGCGGCTCACGAGGCAGCCCTCAAAAAAGGAAGTTTCTTCAGGCTCCTTCTCGTCATATTCAGCATTATCGCCGCCGGCCTCGGCCTCGGGACCGCATGGTTTCTCACCAAGAGCATTACCGTCCCTCTTTCGGAGGGGGTACGGATTGCGGACAAACTTGCCAGAGGCGAGCTCGATGTCGAAGTGAATGCCGACAGGCATGATGAGGTGGGCAAACTTCTCAACTCGATGAAAAACATGGTGGAAACGTGGAAGACTTTGATTAAAGGGGTAAAGACTTCCGCGGCAAGCGTTGCATCGGCGAGCCATGAATTGAGCGCAAGCGCAGAACAGCTGGCGAGGGGCGCCACGGCACAGGTGGAGAGGACGATCCAGGTATCGACAGCCTCCGAGGAGATGTCGCAGGCTTCTCTCGATATCGCGAAAAATGCGAATAGTATTTCAGGATCTGCCAAGGAGATGGTTCACACGGCGGAGAATGGAAGCGGAATAGTGAACAAGTCCGTCAATGAGGTAAAAGAGATCGCGAAGACGGTACATAAATCTTCCGACCTCGTGAAGCAGCTTGGGGAACAGTCGGAAAAAATAGGGGAGATAGTGCTGGTAATCAATGAGATCGCAGATCAGACAAATCTCCTCGCCCTTAATGCCGCGATAGAGGCGGCCCGGGCCGGAGAGGCAGGCAGGGGATTTGCGGTTGTTGCGGACGAGGTGAAGAAGCTCGCCGAAAGGACGGGTAAGTCCACGCAAGAGATAGGCAGTATGATAAATGCCATTAAAACCGGAGTGGACAGGGCAGTCCAGTCCATGGGCGAGGCGTCGGAGAGCGTGAGACTCGGCGTTGAGCTATCGAACGAGGCGGGGTCAGCCCTTGGCGAGATAGTGGGCAGCTCCTCGAACCTCCAGTCCATGGTTCAGCAGATCGCTACCGCCATAGAAGAGATGAACTCGACGACGGACGAGATCGCGAAGGACATAGAACAGGTCGCGGCGGTAACAAAAGAATCATCGAGCGCTGCCGAGCAGGTGACACAGGCTGCCCTTGAGCTCTCCAGTCTATCCGTCACTCTTGAGGATTCAGTCCGGGGTTTCAGGATATAG
- a CDS encoding ATP-binding protein, translating to MVKGLRPKFLLLLLGVALLSLCSALAVRELMLRDFASYLEGEKEDKVYWILAHLEGSFDRSSGWRLDTQAEDALWALNLGFEMKLRDRDGKPVMDTEQAIATATPLVKKRLKALSDYRAAGPTGDFMPYPLFLGGVQIGTLELRELKPAKESLFVRRSDLFLLASLIVLGGLAALLSILLSRRLTKPILELSKAASAISRGDYTKRVEIRRRDEVGDLSDVFNRMGNAIETHETLRRKLIADVAHELRTPLGVMRGELEAMLDGLMPNDPERLQSLYDETGRLKHVVDAIEELNQAEAGRLSLKRQDLPLGPFLANIAERFKANFKEKGVSLDLVHRGEPVVWADPERLSQIVLNLLSNALKAAPSGGHVRIIASKEQSEGLLAIEDDGPGIRPQDLPLIFERFYKGPAGGLGIGLTIVKELTEAHGGKVEVTSVLGKGASFLIHLPAAGLHNSS from the coding sequence ATGGTTAAGGGCCTTCGTCCCAAGTTTCTACTCCTTCTCCTCGGCGTGGCGCTCCTTTCCCTTTGCAGTGCCCTTGCGGTGCGGGAGCTCATGCTCAGGGATTTCGCATCTTATCTCGAGGGAGAAAAAGAAGATAAGGTGTACTGGATTCTCGCCCACCTCGAAGGCTCCTTTGACCGGAGCTCCGGCTGGAGGCTGGATACGCAGGCAGAAGACGCTCTGTGGGCGCTCAACCTGGGATTTGAGATGAAACTGCGGGACCGTGACGGGAAGCCCGTCATGGATACAGAGCAGGCGATCGCAACTGCCACTCCTCTCGTGAAAAAAAGACTTAAAGCCCTCTCGGATTACAGGGCTGCCGGTCCGACGGGTGATTTCATGCCCTACCCTCTTTTCCTTGGCGGCGTTCAGATCGGCACCCTGGAACTGAGGGAGCTCAAGCCCGCAAAAGAAAGCCTCTTCGTGCGGCGATCCGACCTGTTCTTACTTGCCTCTCTTATCGTCCTCGGCGGTCTTGCTGCACTTCTCAGCATACTTCTATCGCGACGACTCACGAAACCTATCCTTGAACTGTCAAAGGCAGCTTCAGCCATAAGCCGCGGGGACTACACCAAACGCGTGGAGATTCGCAGGCGCGATGAAGTGGGTGATCTTTCTGACGTCTTCAACAGGATGGGTAACGCCATTGAGACCCACGAGACCCTGAGGAGGAAGCTCATTGCCGACGTTGCGCATGAATTAAGGACCCCCCTCGGTGTCATGCGCGGAGAGCTCGAGGCCATGCTGGACGGCCTCATGCCGAACGATCCCGAACGTCTCCAATCACTCTACGATGAAACGGGCCGCCTCAAGCACGTCGTCGATGCCATAGAAGAGTTGAATCAAGCGGAAGCGGGCAGGCTCTCCCTGAAGCGGCAAGATCTTCCCCTGGGACCTTTTCTTGCCAATATAGCCGAAAGATTTAAGGCAAACTTTAAAGAGAAAGGGGTATCCCTGGACTTGGTGCATCGCGGAGAGCCTGTGGTATGGGCGGACCCGGAACGGCTCAGCCAAATCGTGCTCAATCTCCTTAGTAACGCCCTAAAAGCGGCACCCTCAGGCGGGCACGTGCGGATAATAGCTTCGAAAGAGCAAAGCGAGGGGCTTCTCGCGATTGAAGATGACGGACCGGGAATAAGACCGCAAGATCTGCCTTTGATTTTCGAGAGGTTTTATAAAGGCCCGGCAGGAGGTCTCGGAATCGGTCTCACCATCGTGAAAGAACTCACAGAGGCCCACGGAGGGAAAGTAGAGGTGACGAGCGTGTTGGGAAAGGGCGCTTCATTTCTCATTCACCTGCCAGCGGCCGGTCTTCACAATTCTTCATAA
- a CDS encoding RimK/LysX family protein, protein MQRKIETGARRQRAIRIGFLLMSAAAILFYSISAPAAKDLATIGYIEEVVLLPWGIKLPARVDTGASMTSLDARDIVVKQKKVTFKLPEDFGEQEYDLPIVRYGNVTSSMGIQERPVVELELCVGTTKFKVLVNLNDRSAVKYPLIIGRNLLRREFLVDPGKRHLQPPACPGLRPK, encoded by the coding sequence ATGCAGAGGAAGATTGAGACAGGCGCTAGAAGGCAAAGAGCAATAAGAATCGGTTTTCTTCTTATGTCGGCTGCGGCAATTTTGTTTTATTCCATATCCGCGCCGGCAGCGAAGGACCTGGCCACGATCGGATACATCGAGGAGGTGGTCCTCCTTCCCTGGGGTATCAAACTGCCTGCAAGGGTCGATACCGGGGCATCCATGACATCCCTCGATGCCCGGGATATAGTGGTGAAACAAAAAAAAGTAACCTTTAAGCTGCCGGAGGATTTCGGGGAGCAGGAGTACGACCTGCCCATAGTGCGATATGGCAATGTAACCTCCTCAATGGGGATTCAGGAGAGGCCGGTCGTAGAACTGGAGCTCTGCGTCGGCACCACGAAATTTAAAGTGCTGGTCAATCTGAATGACCGCTCGGCCGTGAAATATCCCCTTATCATCGGGCGTAATCTCCTCCGGCGTGAATTTCTCGTCGATCCGGGAAAGAGACACCTCCAGCCCCCGGCATGCCCCGGCCTGCGACCGAAATGA
- a CDS encoding CHAT domain-containing tetratricopeptide repeat protein has translation EIREKALGKDHLEVAETLNSLGGLYQSRGAIKEAEQYFRRSLDIREKAFGKYHPAVAESLDTLAGLYTATGRYREAEERYKTSLEIREKSYGKDQAFAADSQHNLGVLYRLSARYDSSSHYLRKAYDLRWAALGETHPKVGATAKELALLYAYQGKHKESHRFFVQSIKIEAVKRNNVFLLLSEREKLNYMKETEISTFEFLSHSAAYMASDELAVKETLDAWLQWKGAVMEAQGKHLAAVVSSGNEKVRELFQKLTKARREIAKLQTSRWSDATFKEIKESLASREKAKESLEAELSSLSGDFEIEKKAGKTDTAGISRILPTDSIYLDFAKIDIFDFTKKVWSEPRYLVFILSPGAPPRVALLDLGPAEKIDRHIGSYLKAMNAARSGYVPNKRTLDKEGGLLYSLVAAPLEPYIKEKRHLYISPDGNLNLVPFEVLANAEGIYPIEKYQISYIAAGRDIARLEGKHSPKKQAVAALILADPDYDLGVTLPNSTTKEGPRTQGAEGGAGTSAGGLSSFSRLPDTKGEADTIQKILTEKMNIPVRNYQDRHAIEAVLLAAESPAIVHLATHGYFIGKDEGKDTANGASPRESPLKDSPMFRSGLALAGINLSLKEGKDEGIMSAEKVMGLRLLGTELVVLSACETGVGDVEKGEGVFGLKRAFILSGAKAVVLSLWSVPSAETMQLMTRFYGLMAEGKPKAEALRQSKLELMRKKANPFYWGAFILVGNPY, from the coding sequence AGAGATTCGGGAAAAAGCGCTCGGTAAAGACCACCTCGAAGTTGCCGAAACTCTCAATTCCCTCGGGGGCCTCTACCAGTCCCGGGGCGCGATAAAAGAGGCGGAGCAGTATTTCCGGAGGTCCCTTGATATCAGGGAAAAGGCCTTCGGCAAGTATCACCCTGCGGTTGCGGAGAGCCTCGACACCCTTGCCGGTCTTTACACGGCAACAGGCAGATATCGAGAGGCCGAGGAGCGTTACAAAACATCCCTTGAAATACGGGAAAAATCCTATGGCAAGGATCAGGCCTTTGCGGCGGACAGCCAGCATAACCTTGGGGTCCTCTACCGCCTGTCAGCCAGGTACGACTCCTCTTCCCACTATCTCCGGAAGGCGTATGACCTGCGTTGGGCCGCCTTAGGGGAAACCCATCCCAAAGTCGGGGCCACCGCGAAAGAGCTCGCCCTTCTTTACGCGTACCAGGGGAAACATAAGGAGAGCCATCGCTTTTTTGTCCAGAGCATAAAGATAGAGGCCGTCAAAAGGAATAATGTCTTTCTCCTCCTCTCCGAAAGGGAGAAGCTCAATTATATGAAGGAGACGGAGATATCCACATTCGAGTTTTTAAGCCATTCCGCGGCATATATGGCTTCGGACGAGTTGGCCGTGAAGGAGACGCTCGATGCCTGGCTCCAATGGAAAGGGGCGGTCATGGAGGCCCAGGGCAAGCACCTCGCCGCTGTGGTCTCTTCCGGCAACGAGAAGGTGAGGGAGCTTTTCCAGAAATTGACAAAGGCCCGGAGGGAGATCGCGAAACTCCAGACCTCCCGGTGGAGCGATGCGACCTTCAAAGAGATCAAGGAGAGCCTCGCATCCCGTGAAAAGGCCAAGGAGAGCCTCGAAGCGGAGCTCTCATCCTTGAGCGGCGATTTCGAGATAGAGAAGAAGGCGGGAAAAACCGACACTGCCGGCATCTCCCGTATACTCCCCACGGACTCCATCTATCTCGATTTTGCAAAGATCGATATATTCGATTTTACGAAAAAAGTCTGGTCCGAGCCCCGGTACCTCGTCTTCATCCTCAGTCCCGGCGCACCACCGCGCGTCGCCCTTCTCGATCTCGGTCCGGCGGAGAAAATAGACCGTCATATCGGGTCTTACCTGAAAGCAATGAACGCTGCCAGGTCAGGGTATGTACCCAACAAAAGAACCCTCGACAAAGAGGGCGGCCTGCTCTATTCGCTCGTCGCGGCCCCCCTCGAACCATACATCAAAGAAAAACGGCACCTGTACATAAGCCCGGACGGAAACCTCAACCTTGTGCCCTTTGAAGTACTGGCAAATGCCGAAGGGATTTATCCCATAGAAAAATATCAGATCAGCTACATTGCCGCCGGAAGGGATATTGCCCGGCTCGAGGGCAAGCACTCGCCAAAGAAACAAGCTGTCGCGGCGCTCATACTTGCCGACCCGGATTATGACCTCGGCGTCACCCTGCCCAACTCGACAACCAAAGAAGGTCCCCGGACTCAGGGCGCCGAAGGGGGGGCTGGGACGAGCGCAGGCGGCCTTAGCTCGTTTTCGAGGCTTCCCGACACAAAAGGCGAGGCGGATACAATCCAGAAAATCCTCACCGAGAAGATGAACATTCCGGTCCGCAATTACCAGGACCGGCACGCGATCGAGGCGGTCCTCCTCGCCGCCGAGTCCCCCGCCATAGTACACCTGGCTACCCACGGCTATTTCATAGGGAAAGATGAGGGCAAGGACACCGCCAACGGCGCCTCCCCCCGGGAATCGCCCCTCAAGGACAGTCCCATGTTCCGCTCCGGCCTCGCCCTCGCGGGCATCAATCTTTCCCTGAAAGAAGGAAAGGACGAAGGCATAATGAGCGCGGAGAAGGTTATGGGCCTCAGGCTTCTGGGCACCGAGCTCGTGGTATTGTCGGCCTGCGAAACGGGAGTGGGGGACGTGGAGAAAGGAGAAGGCGTTTTCGGTCTGAAACGGGCGTTCATACTGTCGGGAGCGAAGGCAGTGGTCCTGAGCCTCTGGAGCGTTCCCAGTGCGGAAACCATGCAGCTCATGACCCGGTTTTACGGGCTCATGGCGGAGGGAAAACCAAAGGCGGAAGCTCTCAGGCAGTCAAAATTGGAGTTAATGAGAAAGAAGGCAAACCCTTTTTATTGGGGCGCCTTTATCCTGGTAGGCAACCCGTACTGA
- a CDS encoding NifB/NifX family molybdenum-iron cluster-binding protein, with the protein MKVCFAVEKDQGLQSSVYSHFGSAPAFIVVDTTADQAVAVDNKDLHHVHGACNPIMAMGGQDVDAVVVGGIGAGAIRGLNSKGIRVFRAVAPTVKENLDILVTTGLPEMLIQHACGGHDQGHGCAH; encoded by the coding sequence ATGAAAGTATGTTTCGCAGTTGAAAAAGACCAGGGGCTTCAGAGCAGCGTCTACAGTCATTTCGGCTCCGCACCGGCTTTCATCGTGGTCGACACCACGGCGGACCAGGCGGTTGCGGTAGACAATAAAGACTTGCATCATGTTCATGGAGCGTGTAATCCTATTATGGCGATGGGAGGCCAGGACGTGGATGCCGTGGTAGTGGGCGGAATTGGCGCAGGGGCCATCCGGGGCCTGAATTCAAAGGGTATCCGGGTGTTTCGCGCGGTCGCTCCCACGGTGAAAGAGAATCTCGACATTCTCGTGACCACGGGTCTGCCTGAAATGCTGATTCAACATGCCTGTGGCGGCCATGACCAGGGCCACGGCTGCGCACATTAA
- a CDS encoding DUF6691 family protein yields MSELMYGLITGVIFGYLLQRARVIRYDKQLGALLLEDMTIVKFMFTTILVAMVGVYLLKDLGLVKLAIKPTILGANIIGGLLFGAGWALFGYCPGTSLGALGEGRWDAVWGILGMLVGAALFSEAYPLMKGNILSWGMYGKITLPQIFGINHWVVAAILVIAGIAMFRWFEKKAL; encoded by the coding sequence ATGAGCGAGCTCATGTACGGCCTTATTACGGGTGTCATTTTCGGGTATTTACTTCAGAGGGCGCGGGTGATCCGGTATGATAAGCAGCTCGGGGCGCTTCTTCTCGAAGATATGACGATAGTGAAATTTATGTTTACCACGATCCTCGTGGCCATGGTGGGAGTCTACCTCCTTAAGGACCTCGGACTGGTGAAGCTGGCCATAAAGCCCACGATCCTCGGGGCAAATATAATAGGAGGCCTCCTTTTCGGCGCGGGCTGGGCCCTCTTCGGGTATTGTCCCGGCACTTCCCTGGGCGCCCTGGGCGAAGGACGGTGGGATGCCGTCTGGGGAATTCTCGGAATGCTCGTGGGAGCGGCCCTGTTTTCCGAAGCGTACCCTTTAATGAAAGGTAATATCCTGAGCTGGGGCATGTACGGTAAAATCACCCTGCCTCAGATCTTCGGGATCAACCACTGGGTTGTGGCCGCAATTCTCGTCATCGCGGGAATTGCCATGTTCCGATGGTTTGAAAAGAAGGCATTATAA
- a CDS encoding molybdenum cofactor biosynthesis protein MoaE, whose translation MIDRWIEEIKKNFDPDEIGMMLAHNGIVRGTSKEGRPVKGMILSYDKELLEKTVKEFKRREGIAEIRAWINEGELYVGDDIMFLLVAGRFRTDVLPALQELLSVVKKEIVHEKEIG comes from the coding sequence GTGATAGACAGATGGATAGAAGAGATAAAGAAGAATTTCGATCCCGATGAGATAGGCATGATGCTTGCCCATAATGGAATAGTCAGGGGAACCTCGAAGGAGGGCAGGCCGGTAAAGGGCATGATCCTCTCCTACGATAAAGAACTTCTTGAAAAGACGGTAAAAGAATTCAAAAGAAGAGAGGGAATTGCGGAGATCAGGGCGTGGATCAACGAGGGGGAGCTTTACGTGGGCGATGATATCATGTTCCTCCTTGTTGCGGGAAGGTTTAGGACCGATGTGCTGCCCGCCCTCCAGGAGCTCCTTTCCGTCGTAAAGAAAGAGATAGTCCACGAAAAGGAGATTGGCTGA
- a CDS encoding YeeE/YedE thiosulfate transporter family protein: protein MEKGIEGKGWNPYLAGALTGLLLIFSAWFTGKYIGASTTFVRTAGLIEKVFAEERVRGMEYFIKETPKIDWQWMFVAGIFAGSLIASATSGSFRVQAVPSRWEERFGPGKMKRGITAFAGGVVAMFGARLADGUPSGHGLSGSLQLSASGYISLICFFVGGLIVANILYRGGVKR from the coding sequence ATGGAAAAGGGCATAGAAGGGAAGGGATGGAATCCCTATCTCGCGGGGGCGTTGACGGGTCTGCTCCTCATATTCTCCGCCTGGTTTACGGGCAAGTATATAGGGGCATCGACTACTTTCGTCAGGACAGCCGGCCTCATTGAGAAAGTATTCGCTGAGGAGCGGGTACGAGGAATGGAGTACTTTATAAAGGAGACACCGAAGATAGATTGGCAGTGGATGTTCGTTGCCGGCATCTTCGCCGGCTCTCTTATCGCCTCGGCTACTTCAGGGAGTTTTCGTGTGCAGGCGGTGCCGTCGAGATGGGAGGAGCGTTTCGGTCCGGGGAAGATGAAACGCGGGATCACCGCCTTTGCGGGAGGGGTTGTTGCCATGTTCGGGGCCCGTCTCGCCGACGGGTGACCGAGCGGACACGGGCTGAGTGGTTCACTCCAGCTTTCGGCAAGCGGTTACATATCACTGATTTGCTTCTTCGTGGGGGGACTCATCGTGGCGAACATCCTCTACAGGGGAGGGGTAAAGAGATGA
- a CDS encoding response regulator transcription factor has product MLYPILIVEDDPKIARIVRVYLEGAGFRVVHAERGKEALDAARKEKPMLVILDLMLPDTTGEELCLELRDLGEIPIIMLTAKSSEEERVAGFALGADDYVVKPFSPRELVFRVKAVLKRFEKGDLSGKEPLSFHGGSLSIDGQDYRVMKGGNLVRLTPTEFKLLFTLASNPHRVFTRGELVEKALGYQFEGYERSVDAHIKNIRRKIEDDLQNPFFIHTIYGVGYRFSVSRDG; this is encoded by the coding sequence ATGCTTTATCCCATACTTATCGTGGAAGATGACCCGAAGATTGCCCGAATCGTAAGGGTATACCTGGAGGGCGCGGGTTTCCGGGTGGTCCATGCGGAGAGAGGGAAAGAGGCCCTTGACGCGGCCCGCAAAGAGAAACCCATGCTGGTGATCCTCGACCTGATGTTGCCTGACACCACGGGCGAAGAACTCTGCCTTGAGCTCAGGGACCTCGGTGAAATCCCTATCATCATGCTCACGGCAAAATCATCCGAAGAGGAGAGGGTCGCGGGCTTCGCCCTCGGCGCGGACGATTACGTGGTAAAGCCCTTCAGCCCCCGCGAGTTGGTTTTCAGGGTGAAGGCGGTGCTCAAACGTTTTGAAAAGGGCGACCTCTCGGGCAAAGAACCTTTAAGCTTTCACGGGGGATCCTTGTCTATAGACGGTCAGGATTACCGGGTAATGAAGGGAGGGAACCTTGTCCGCCTGACCCCCACGGAATTCAAGCTCCTTTTTACCCTGGCAAGCAACCCCCACAGGGTATTCACCCGGGGGGAGCTTGTGGAAAAAGCCCTGGGGTACCAGTTCGAAGGCTATGAGCGAAGCGTTGATGCCCATATCAAGAATATCCGCCGGAAGATCGAAGACGACCTCCAGAACCCTTTCTTTATCCACACGATTTATGGGGTGGGCTATCGTTTTTCTGTGAGTCGGGATGGTTAA